In the Thermoanaerobaculia bacterium genome, CGGGGAGGCGCCGCCTGCCCGCTCTGCTCCGCCGCTTCCCGGACGATCCGCTCGAGCCGCGCCCGCCCGGACGCCGCTCCTTCCACGCGCTCGCGCTGCGCGCGGTCGCTCGCCACGATCGTCACGGCGCCCGCGCCGAGCTCCGTCGCCTTCTCGACGAGCCAGGAAAGCCGGGGAAGGCGGATCGCGGAGACGTAGAGCTCGATACCGGCGCGGGGCGGGGCTGCCGCGACTCGTCCGACCCGGACCTCCAGCGCGTCCCGCGAGATCCGCGCGATCGTCCCCTCCGCCTCGTTTCCCGCTCCGTCGGCGAGCCGCACGGCGCCGCCGGCCGCGAGGCGCCGGGCGCGCGCGTGCCGCCGCGCCCGCGCGTCGAGGGCGACGGTCGCGCCGGGCTCGAGGAGGCCGGCGACCGTGAAGAACGGGGGCGCCTTCGGCATGGCCGATTATCGCCGAGCGGGGGCGCCCCGGCGCGGAAGCCCGGGGTGTTCACGCTACAATTCCCGGATCGAATGCGCGAGGAGACGAAGAACTTCGGGGGGACGATCCTCTTCGTCTTCTACTGCGCGGGTGTGGGCATGTACCTGCTCCTGAGGCCGTGGGCCCCGGACACCGGTCCCGCCTCGCCGTACCTGCGCGGATTCATCTCCGGGCTCGGGCTCGTCCACCTGGTGGTGGGCGCCAACGACTTCCGCCTGCTCCTGCGGCGGATCACGGAAGGCTCGTGAAAACCCTCTGCGTGACCGGCCGGTCCACCGCTTCCGACGCCGATTACGAGCGCCTCCTCGGCGGATTCCGCGAGTCCGCCCCGGACTATTTCGAGGTGCGCGACAAGGGAGCGGCGGACCGCCGCGTGCTCGAGCTCCTCCGGACGGCCGTCGGCGCGCTCGGGGCCGGACGCGTGCTCGCCAACGGACGTTTCGATCTGGCGATCGCCGCGGGGGCCGCGGGCGTCGTCCTGCCGGAGGACGGCCTTCCGGTCGCGCCGGTGAG is a window encoding:
- a CDS encoding RsmE family RNA methyltransferase produces the protein MPKAPPFFTVAGLLEPGATVALDARARRHARARRLAAGGAVRLADGAGNEAEGTIARISRDALEVRVGRVAAAPPRAGIELYVSAIRLPRLSWLVEKATELGAGAVTIVASDRAQRERVEGAASGRARLERIVREAAEQSGQAAPPR